In one Cellulomonas sp. JZ18 genomic region, the following are encoded:
- the msrA gene encoding peptide-methionine (S)-S-oxide reductase MsrA has translation MASLFETLLGSSLRTQMVEPDTALKGRDGYAYAIPETHTVLGTPLQGPWPEGTRVLYLASGCFWGAEKEAWQLPGVVTTAVGYMGGYTPYPTYEETCTSRTGHTETVMVAYDPTVLSDVDLVRHFWEEHDPTQGFRQGNDVGTQYRSAVFFTTPEQGEAARATAAEYGPRLKANGYGDITTEIRPAEEAGPFYYAEAYHQQYLQKNPNGYCPVHSTGVACPVPSA, from the coding sequence ATGGCCTCGTTGTTCGAGACGCTGCTCGGCTCGTCGCTGCGCACGCAGATGGTCGAGCCCGACACGGCGCTGAAGGGCCGCGACGGGTACGCGTACGCGATCCCCGAGACGCACACCGTGCTCGGCACGCCGCTGCAGGGCCCGTGGCCGGAGGGCACGCGCGTGCTGTACCTGGCGTCGGGGTGCTTCTGGGGTGCCGAGAAGGAGGCGTGGCAGCTGCCGGGCGTCGTCACGACCGCCGTCGGCTACATGGGCGGCTACACGCCCTACCCGACGTACGAGGAGACGTGCACGAGCCGCACCGGCCACACCGAGACGGTGATGGTCGCGTACGACCCGACCGTCCTGTCCGACGTCGACCTCGTGCGGCACTTCTGGGAGGAGCACGACCCCACCCAGGGCTTCCGCCAGGGCAACGACGTGGGCACGCAGTACCGCTCCGCGGTGTTCTTCACGACGCCCGAGCAGGGCGAGGCGGCCCGCGCCACCGCCGCCGAGTACGGCCCGCGCCTGAAGGCGAACGGCTACGGCGACATCACGACGGAGATCCGTCCCGCCGAGGAGGCCGGCCCGTTCTACTACGCCGAGGCGTACCACCAGCAGTACCTGCAGAAGAACCCGAACGGCTACTGCCCGGTGCACTCGACGGGCGTCGCCTGCCCGGTGCCGTCGGCCTGA
- a CDS encoding ATP-dependent DNA ligase: MLLADVAAASTAVAATRSRLAKRAVLVDVLRRAAADGPQDVAIVSRYLGGELRQRRTGLGWRSLGALPGPADEPSLTVAEVDAAFAAMAGLSGPGSAGARTAAAAALFGAATGDEQRLLRGLVTGELRQGALDALLLDAVAEAAGVPAASVRRAAMLAGETEAVAVAALGAAGPEEAVAALDAFTLTVGRPVRPMLAQSAPDVPAALAGLAERTGDADGPAGEVVVDTKLDGIRIQVHRDGDEVRVYTRSLDDITSRVPEIVGAVRLLPAQRLVLDGEALTLDEQGRPRPFQETASRSATRDAELASSATLTPFFFDLLHVDGRDLLDAPLRERLAVLDQVASPHVVHRVVTSDPAVATEHFRAVVADGQEGVVVKASDAPYEAGRRGAAWVKVKPRHTLDLVVLAVEWGSGRRKGTLSNIHLGARDPAGGFVMLGKTFKGMTDEMLAWQTERFTELAERREPWGVVVRPEQVVEIAFDGLQRSTRYPGGLALRFARVLRYRDDKPASEADTIDTVRGLVV, encoded by the coding sequence ATGCTGCTCGCCGACGTCGCCGCCGCGTCCACCGCCGTCGCCGCGACCCGGTCGCGGCTGGCCAAGCGGGCCGTGCTCGTGGACGTGCTGCGGCGCGCGGCGGCCGACGGGCCGCAGGACGTGGCCATCGTGTCCCGGTACCTGGGCGGTGAGCTGCGGCAGCGGCGGACGGGGCTGGGCTGGCGGTCGCTGGGCGCGCTGCCCGGGCCGGCGGACGAGCCCTCGCTGACGGTCGCCGAGGTGGACGCCGCGTTCGCGGCCATGGCCGGGCTCTCGGGGCCGGGGTCCGCGGGGGCCCGGACGGCGGCCGCGGCCGCGCTGTTCGGCGCCGCGACCGGGGACGAGCAGCGGCTGCTGCGCGGGCTCGTCACCGGTGAGCTGCGGCAGGGGGCGCTGGACGCGCTGCTGCTCGACGCGGTCGCGGAGGCGGCGGGCGTCCCGGCGGCGAGCGTGCGACGGGCCGCGATGCTGGCGGGCGAGACCGAGGCCGTCGCGGTGGCCGCGCTGGGGGCCGCGGGACCCGAGGAGGCCGTGGCCGCGCTCGACGCGTTCACGCTGACGGTGGGGCGGCCCGTGCGGCCGATGCTCGCGCAGTCCGCACCCGACGTCCCGGCCGCCCTGGCGGGCCTCGCGGAGCGCACCGGCGACGCCGACGGGCCCGCGGGCGAGGTCGTCGTCGACACGAAGCTCGACGGCATCCGGATCCAGGTGCACCGCGACGGCGACGAGGTCCGCGTCTACACGCGCTCGCTCGACGACATCACCAGCCGGGTGCCGGAGATCGTCGGGGCCGTGCGCCTGCTGCCCGCGCAGCGGCTGGTCCTCGACGGCGAGGCCCTCACCCTGGACGAGCAGGGCCGCCCGCGACCCTTCCAGGAGACCGCCTCCCGCAGCGCGACCCGCGACGCCGAGCTCGCGTCCTCCGCGACGCTGACCCCGTTCTTCTTCGACCTGCTGCACGTCGACGGGCGGGACCTGCTCGACGCGCCCCTGCGCGAGCGGCTCGCCGTGCTCGACCAGGTCGCCTCCCCGCACGTCGTGCACCGGGTCGTCACGAGCGACCCCGCCGTCGCGACCGAGCACTTCCGCGCCGTCGTCGCGGACGGCCAGGAGGGCGTCGTCGTCAAGGCGTCCGACGCGCCCTACGAGGCGGGCCGGCGCGGCGCCGCGTGGGTCAAGGTGAAGCCGCGGCACACCCTCGACCTCGTGGTGCTCGCCGTCGAGTGGGGTTCGGGGCGCCGGAAGGGGACGCTGTCGAACATCCACCTCGGGGCGCGCGACCCGGCCGGCGGGTTCGTCATGCTCGGCAAGACGTTCAAGGGCATGACCGACGAGATGCTCGCGTGGCAGACCGAGCGGTTCACGGAGCTCGCCGAGCGGCGAGAGCCGTGGGGCGTCGTCGTGCGGCCCGAGCAGGTCGTCGAGATCGCGTTCGACGGCCTGCAGCGCTCGACCCGCTACCCGGGCGGGCTCGCGCTGCGGTTCGCGCGCGTGCTGCGGTACCGCGACGACAAGCCGGCGTCGGAGGCGGACACGATCGACACCGTGCGGGGGCTGGTCGTCTAG
- a CDS encoding type II CAAX prenyl endopeptidase Rce1 family protein, with protein sequence MTATADVLPARPDASLPGAWRWVGAALVCGSAVLLFALHVRPLAYLPLVVGIVVGWAADRVLGRDLLIIGTGMGIVSTIPLGADLSDASMVRFTVALGLAVVIPYVLSRHVLGDDVIRFPWRTGRRWTRTQWAYLIGVQAAGYLLLPYYFLSSGAYRNWPTVVEGQEVARLFVGVNAVGTWDELFFVCTVFALLRRHFPLWGANVLQAVVFVSFLWELGYREWGPLLTIPFALIQGFTFSLTKSLTYVLVVHLLFDAVVFMVLVHAHTPELFDIFVTAPARTG encoded by the coding sequence GTGACCGCCACCGCCGACGTCCTGCCCGCGCGCCCGGACGCGTCCCTGCCGGGCGCGTGGCGCTGGGTCGGGGCCGCGCTCGTGTGCGGGTCGGCCGTGCTGCTGTTCGCGCTGCACGTGCGCCCGCTGGCGTACCTGCCGCTCGTCGTCGGGATCGTCGTCGGCTGGGCGGCCGACCGCGTGCTCGGCCGCGACCTGCTCATCATCGGCACCGGCATGGGCATCGTCAGCACGATCCCGCTGGGCGCCGACCTGTCCGACGCCAGCATGGTGCGGTTCACGGTCGCGCTGGGGCTGGCCGTCGTCATCCCCTACGTGCTGTCGCGGCACGTGCTCGGCGACGACGTCATCCGCTTCCCCTGGCGGACGGGTCGGCGCTGGACGCGCACGCAGTGGGCGTACCTCATCGGCGTCCAGGCGGCGGGCTACCTGCTGCTGCCGTACTACTTCCTGTCGTCCGGCGCGTACCGCAACTGGCCCACGGTCGTGGAGGGGCAGGAGGTCGCGCGGCTGTTCGTCGGCGTCAACGCGGTCGGCACGTGGGACGAGCTGTTCTTCGTCTGCACGGTGTTCGCGCTGCTGCGGCGGCACTTCCCGCTGTGGGGTGCCAACGTCCTCCAGGCCGTCGTGTTCGTGTCGTTCCTGTGGGAGCTCGGCTACCGCGAGTGGGGCCCGCTGCTGACGATCCCGTTCGCCCTGATCCAGGGCTTCACGTTCTCTCTGACGAAGTCGCTGACGTACGTGCTCGTCGTCCACCTGCTGTTCGACGCCGTCGTGTTCATGGTGCTCGTGCACGCGCACACGCCCGAGCTGTTCGACATCTTCGTCACCGCGCCCGCGCGCACCGGCTGA
- a CDS encoding FAD-binding protein yields MTDTLTTWAGSHTFRGGPVVRPTTVEEVAAVVADARHVRALGSRHSFHDLADSPGTLVVLDRLDVPTTIDADARTVTVGAGVRYGELARHLHAQGWALHTMASLPHIAVAGTVATATHGSGDHAANLSAAVRGLELVGADGTVRTLGPDDQELAGAVVALGGLGVVTRVTLAIEPTYEVAQEVWTDLPWSQALDRFEEIMGSAWSVSLFTDWTGDAVDQVWRKHRVDAGTLGPEVAGARPAPGPMHPVPGQDPAACTQQGGVPGPWHERLPHFRLEFTPSAGAELQSEWLVPREHAVAAVQALRGLRDLVSPLLLISEIRSIAGDDLWLSTAHGGDRIGLHFTWKPLRAQVDAALPVIEEALAPFDARPHWGKLFSGPGAGRTWQDLYPRWDDARALLERHDPEGRFANDFLRRVGLR; encoded by the coding sequence ATGACCGACACCCTGACCACCTGGGCCGGCAGCCACACGTTCCGCGGCGGGCCCGTGGTGCGCCCGACGACGGTCGAGGAGGTGGCCGCGGTCGTCGCCGACGCGCGGCACGTGCGCGCCCTCGGCTCGCGGCACTCGTTCCACGACCTCGCGGACTCCCCCGGCACGCTCGTCGTGCTCGACCGCCTCGACGTCCCCACGACGATCGACGCCGACGCCCGCACGGTCACGGTCGGCGCCGGCGTGCGCTACGGCGAGCTGGCGCGTCACCTGCACGCGCAGGGCTGGGCCCTGCACACGATGGCGTCGCTGCCGCACATCGCGGTCGCGGGCACGGTCGCGACGGCCACGCACGGGTCGGGCGACCACGCGGCGAACCTGTCGGCGGCGGTCCGCGGCCTCGAGCTCGTGGGCGCGGACGGCACCGTGCGGACGCTGGGCCCGGACGACCAGGAGCTGGCCGGTGCGGTCGTCGCGCTGGGCGGGCTCGGCGTCGTCACGCGGGTCACGCTCGCGATCGAGCCGACGTACGAGGTCGCGCAGGAGGTGTGGACCGACCTGCCGTGGTCGCAGGCGCTCGACCGCTTCGAGGAGATCATGGGCTCGGCGTGGTCGGTCAGCCTCTTCACCGACTGGACGGGCGACGCCGTCGACCAGGTGTGGCGCAAGCACCGCGTCGACGCCGGCACGCTCGGCCCGGAGGTCGCCGGCGCCCGGCCCGCCCCCGGGCCGATGCACCCCGTGCCCGGCCAGGACCCCGCGGCGTGCACGCAGCAGGGCGGCGTCCCCGGCCCCTGGCACGAGCGCCTCCCCCACTTCCGCCTGGAGTTCACGCCGAGCGCCGGTGCCGAGCTGCAGTCCGAGTGGCTGGTCCCCCGCGAGCACGCCGTGGCGGCGGTCCAGGCGCTGCGCGGCCTGCGCGACCTCGTCTCGCCGCTGCTGCTCATCAGCGAGATCCGCTCCATCGCCGGGGACGACCTGTGGCTGTCCACCGCGCACGGCGGCGACCGCATCGGCCTGCACTTCACGTGGAAGCCGCTGCGCGCGCAGGTCGACGCCGCGCTGCCGGTCATCGAGGAGGCGCTCGCACCCTTCGACGCCCGCCCGCACTGGGGCAAGCTGTTCTCCGGCCCGGGGGCCGGCCGCACGTGGCAGGACCTGTACCCGCGGTGGGACGACGCCCGTGCGTTGCTCGAGCGGCACGACCCCGAGGGCCGGTTCGCGAACGACTTCCTGCGGCGGGTGGGGCTGCGGTGA
- a CDS encoding aspartate/glutamate racemase family protein → MRTIGIIGGMSWYSTAEYYRVLNTAVQERLGGHHSAHVLLESLDFAAVRELQLADDWDGAGELLAAAGRRLEAAGADAVLIATNLMHKVAPAVEAAIGVPLLHIADAVAGVATAAGHRTLGVVGTRWVMAETFYADRLARHGIGALVPSAAEQEEVDRIIFDELTQGEVREDSRARLLAVVDGLRAAGADAVVLACTELELALPAAGGPVPLVDSARVHALAAAEHALAEAPVASPAPDLVSTGGADA, encoded by the coding sequence ATGCGCACCATCGGGATCATCGGCGGCATGAGCTGGTACTCGACCGCGGAGTACTACCGCGTGCTCAACACCGCGGTGCAGGAGCGGCTCGGCGGGCACCACAGCGCGCACGTGCTGCTGGAGTCGCTCGACTTCGCGGCGGTCCGGGAGCTGCAGCTCGCCGACGACTGGGACGGCGCGGGCGAGCTGCTCGCGGCCGCCGGACGGCGCCTGGAGGCGGCCGGGGCGGACGCCGTCCTCATCGCGACCAACCTCATGCACAAGGTCGCGCCGGCGGTGGAGGCCGCGATCGGCGTCCCGCTCCTGCACATCGCCGACGCGGTGGCGGGGGTCGCGACGGCCGCGGGCCACCGCACCCTCGGCGTGGTGGGCACGCGTTGGGTCATGGCCGAGACGTTCTACGCGGACCGCCTCGCCCGGCACGGGATCGGTGCGCTCGTCCCCTCCGCCGCCGAGCAGGAGGAGGTCGACCGGATCATCTTCGACGAGCTCACGCAGGGCGAGGTGCGCGAGGACTCGCGCGCCCGGCTGCTCGCGGTCGTCGACGGGCTCCGGGCGGCCGGCGCGGACGCGGTCGTGCTGGCCTGCACGGAGCTCGAGCTGGCGCTCCCGGCCGCCGGCGGGCCGGTGCCGCTCGTCGACTCGGCACGCGTGCACGCGCTCGCGGCGGCGGAGCACGCGCTCGCGGAGGCACCCGTTGCCTCGCCCGCCCCGGACCTCGTCAGCACGGGAGGCGCCGACGCCTGA
- a CDS encoding transglutaminase domain-containing protein → MGGTEVADPAWWAEHSAYSDPREHAGLLAGLCTRPQDVQAAATGLIAHYRADAETLDPARLPTIDLRWLDRILAAGLEASPAPLPGRPHADRIAGCCRDHTLFAVGLLREHAVPARSRIGFARYFEPGFGVDHVVVERWDGQRWVRSDPELGAEFGAAPAAGDPFDPFDVPTGLDSPFPTAAELWSAHRRDGLDLTDYGVADVPQLRGRDFVRHYVFLEVAHRRRDEVLLWDVWGAALDGATAEETDATADELADLLLRADAGEPGAEEALARRYAEDPRLRPAGRVRTLSPLGREGWTDLEARTTTWDGTTRDG, encoded by the coding sequence ATGGGCGGCACGGAGGTCGCGGACCCGGCCTGGTGGGCGGAGCACTCGGCGTACAGCGACCCCCGGGAGCACGCCGGCCTGCTCGCCGGTCTGTGCACCCGGCCGCAGGACGTGCAGGCGGCTGCGACGGGACTGATCGCCCACTACCGCGCCGACGCCGAGACGCTCGACCCCGCGCGCCTGCCGACGATCGACCTGCGCTGGCTCGACCGCATCCTCGCCGCCGGCCTCGAGGCGTCGCCGGCGCCGCTGCCGGGGCGGCCGCACGCGGACCGCATCGCCGGCTGCTGCCGGGACCACACGCTGTTCGCGGTCGGGCTGCTGCGCGAGCACGCCGTGCCGGCGCGGTCGCGCATCGGCTTCGCGCGCTACTTCGAGCCCGGCTTCGGCGTCGACCACGTGGTCGTCGAGCGCTGGGATGGGCAGCGGTGGGTGCGCAGCGACCCGGAGCTCGGCGCGGAGTTCGGCGCCGCCCCCGCTGCCGGCGACCCCTTCGACCCGTTCGACGTGCCGACCGGCCTCGACAGCCCGTTCCCGACGGCGGCGGAGCTGTGGTCGGCGCACCGCCGCGACGGCCTCGACCTGACGGACTACGGGGTGGCCGACGTGCCGCAGCTGCGCGGCCGCGACTTCGTCCGCCACTACGTGTTCCTCGAGGTCGCGCACCGCCGCCGCGACGAGGTGCTGCTGTGGGACGTGTGGGGCGCGGCCCTCGACGGTGCGACGGCCGAGGAGACGGACGCGACCGCGGACGAGCTCGCGGACCTGCTGCTGCGCGCCGACGCCGGGGAGCCCGGTGCCGAGGAGGCGCTCGCGCGCCGGTACGCCGAGGACCCGCGCCTGCGTCCCGCCGGACGCGTGCGGACCCTCTCGCCGCTCGGGCGGGAGGGCTGGACGGACCTGGAGGCCCGCACCACGACCTGGGACGGCACGACCCGCGACGGCTGA
- a CDS encoding FKBP-type peptidyl-prolyl cis-trans isomerase: MAAALPEVSGSYGTKPTLTFPDSAAPDELEVVVLSRGDGELVEAGQDIEVHYLGQSWQGGVFDNSYDRGSSISFPIGVGAVIAGWDEGLVGQQVGSRVLLSIPSHLGYGDRGVPQAGIKGGDTLVFVVDIVGVS; this comes from the coding sequence ATGGCCGCAGCACTGCCCGAGGTCTCGGGCTCCTACGGCACCAAGCCCACGCTCACGTTCCCGGACTCCGCCGCGCCGGACGAGCTCGAGGTCGTGGTGCTCAGCCGCGGCGACGGCGAGCTCGTCGAGGCGGGCCAGGACATCGAGGTGCACTACCTCGGGCAGTCGTGGCAGGGCGGGGTGTTCGACAACTCGTACGACCGCGGCTCGTCGATCAGCTTCCCGATCGGCGTCGGCGCGGTCATCGCCGGCTGGGACGAGGGCCTCGTGGGCCAGCAGGTCGGCTCGCGCGTCCTGCTGTCGATCCCGTCGCACCTCGGCTACGGCGACCGCGGCGTCCCGCAGGCCGGCATCAAGGGCGGCGACACGCTCGTGTTCGTCGTCGACATCGTCGGGGTCTCCTGA
- a CDS encoding alpha/beta fold hydrolase, producing the protein MTSSSTLQHLATPEGRVAYETRGPQDGPLVVLVPGMGDLRSSWRDVAAGLVASGHRVVVTDVRGHGDSDPTFDRHGVTATAEDVSALLDELGAAATRPAVLVGASFAAGAVARVAALEPARVRAVVLVAYAANDAAASPAVRAQVSLLLRRPWGPLAWTWFYRSLLRGRRATWTAQHLRAMRTALRRPGYLEQLRALALALVAGGHETLLERVTCPVLVVTGAQDPETSDPAAAHAAVVATAHRAPVTGLLVPAAGHYPQHQRADVVTAAVLELLAGLPAAADAGQA; encoded by the coding sequence ATGACCTCCTCCTCGACCCTGCAGCACCTGGCCACGCCCGAGGGGCGCGTGGCGTACGAGACCCGCGGGCCGCAGGACGGGCCGCTCGTCGTGCTCGTCCCCGGCATGGGCGACCTGCGCTCCTCCTGGCGCGACGTCGCCGCCGGGCTCGTCGCCTCCGGGCACCGCGTCGTGGTCACCGACGTGCGGGGGCACGGCGACAGCGACCCGACGTTCGACCGGCACGGCGTCACGGCCACCGCCGAGGACGTGTCCGCGCTGCTCGACGAGCTGGGCGCCGCCGCCACGCGTCCCGCCGTGCTCGTCGGCGCCTCCTTCGCGGCGGGCGCCGTCGCCCGCGTCGCGGCGCTCGAGCCGGCCCGGGTGCGTGCCGTGGTGCTGGTCGCGTACGCGGCCAACGACGCCGCGGCCTCGCCGGCCGTGCGCGCGCAGGTCTCGCTGCTGCTGCGCCGCCCCTGGGGCCCGCTGGCGTGGACCTGGTTCTACCGGTCGCTCCTGCGCGGCCGGCGCGCGACGTGGACGGCCCAGCACCTGCGGGCGATGCGCACGGCCCTGCGCCGGCCGGGGTACCTCGAGCAGCTGCGCGCCCTCGCGCTCGCGCTGGTGGCGGGCGGTCACGAGACGCTGCTCGAGCGTGTCACGTGCCCCGTGCTCGTCGTCACCGGCGCGCAGGACCCGGAGACGTCCGACCCCGCAGCCGCGCACGCCGCCGTCGTGGCGACCGCGCACCGCGCACCCGTCACCGGGCTCCTCGTGCCCGCGGCCGGCCACTACCCCCAGCACCAGCGCGCCGACGTCGTGACGGCCGCCGTGCTGGAGCTGCTCGCCGGGCTGCCGGCCGCCGCCGACGCCGGGCAGGCCTGA
- a CDS encoding TetR/AcrR family transcriptional regulator: MPRAGLDRDAVTALALDAVDAGGPDGFRGLTLAAVATRAGVAVPSLYKHVAGLPGLRREVALRCIAELDDVVAAAAARAEAPRERLRAVAHALRAWAHARPGRYQAVQEDWRDHPDADALQTAATAVVARLAALVADVGVPARRHVDAVRAVRAAVHGFVALELAGGFGMADDVDASFAYLVDGLVDGLTTTATVPEER; the protein is encoded by the coding sequence GTGCCGCGCGCCGGCCTGGACCGCGACGCCGTCACAGCGCTCGCCCTCGACGCCGTGGACGCCGGCGGCCCCGACGGCTTCCGCGGGCTGACGCTCGCCGCGGTCGCGACGCGCGCCGGGGTCGCCGTCCCGAGCCTGTACAAGCACGTCGCCGGGCTGCCCGGGCTGCGGCGCGAGGTCGCGCTGCGGTGCATCGCCGAGCTGGACGACGTCGTCGCGGCGGCGGCCGCCCGCGCCGAGGCCCCGCGCGAGCGCCTGCGCGCCGTGGCCCACGCGCTGCGCGCCTGGGCGCACGCCCGGCCGGGCCGCTACCAGGCCGTGCAGGAGGACTGGCGCGACCACCCGGACGCGGACGCGCTGCAGACCGCCGCCACCGCCGTCGTGGCACGCCTGGCCGCGCTCGTCGCCGACGTCGGGGTACCGGCGCGGCGGCACGTCGACGCCGTCCGCGCGGTCCGCGCGGCCGTGCACGGGTTCGTCGCGCTCGAGCTGGCCGGCGGGTTCGGCATGGCCGACGACGTGGACGCGAGCTTCGCCTACCTCGTCGACGGCCTGGTCGACGGGCTCACGACCACCGCGACGGTCCCCGAGGAGCGGTGA
- a CDS encoding acetylxylan esterase yields MALFDLPLPELERYVPELDVPADLDEFWSSTLADARTHDLDVRRTPYDARLRLVDVEDLEFSGFGGHRVRAWVTRPAGSASDGRALPAVVEFLGYGGGRGRPQERLAWAAAGYVHVLMDTRGQGSAWGTGGDTPDPAGSGPAVPGFMTRGILDPAEHYYRRLVTDAVRAVEAARALPGVDPARVAVAGISQGGGLALAVGGLVDGLVAVMPDVPFLCHFPRALAITDRDPYGEVVRYLAVHRDHEEQVLRTLSYLDAVHLARRATAPAFFSVALRDMTCPPSTVYAAYHHYGTLGGAEPAKRIEVYPYNDHEGGQAVQVEAQLRWLGDLLA; encoded by the coding sequence ATGGCGTTGTTCGACCTGCCCCTGCCCGAGCTCGAGCGGTACGTGCCCGAGCTCGACGTGCCCGCCGACCTCGACGAGTTCTGGTCGTCGACCCTCGCCGACGCCCGGACGCACGACCTCGACGTGCGCCGCACCCCGTACGACGCGCGTCTGCGGCTCGTGGACGTCGAGGACCTCGAGTTCTCCGGGTTCGGCGGGCACCGCGTGCGCGCCTGGGTGACGCGGCCGGCGGGTTCCGCGTCCGACGGCCGGGCGCTGCCCGCGGTCGTCGAGTTCCTCGGCTACGGCGGTGGGCGGGGCCGGCCGCAGGAGCGCCTGGCGTGGGCGGCCGCCGGTTACGTGCACGTGCTGATGGACACCCGCGGCCAGGGCTCGGCCTGGGGGACCGGCGGGGACACGCCCGACCCTGCGGGCAGCGGCCCGGCCGTCCCGGGGTTCATGACCCGCGGCATCCTCGACCCCGCGGAGCACTACTACCGCCGTCTCGTCACGGACGCGGTGCGTGCGGTCGAGGCCGCCCGCGCGCTGCCGGGGGTCGACCCCGCGCGCGTCGCGGTCGCCGGCATCAGCCAGGGCGGCGGCCTCGCGCTCGCGGTCGGCGGCCTCGTCGACGGGCTCGTCGCGGTGATGCCGGACGTGCCCTTCCTGTGCCACTTCCCGCGCGCGCTCGCGATCACCGACCGGGACCCGTACGGCGAGGTCGTGCGCTACCTGGCCGTGCACCGCGACCACGAGGAGCAGGTCCTGCGCACGCTGTCGTACCTCGACGCGGTGCACCTGGCGCGCCGCGCCACCGCGCCGGCGTTCTTCTCGGTCGCGCTGCGGGACATGACGTGCCCGCCGTCGACGGTCTACGCCGCCTACCACCACTACGGGACGCTCGGGGGCGCCGAGCCCGCGAAGCGCATCGAGGTCTACCCGTACAACGACCACGAGGGCGGGCAGGCGGTGCAGGTGGAGGCGCAGCTGCGCTGGCTCGGTGACCTGCTGGCCTGA
- a CDS encoding cystathionine beta-synthase encodes MKYAQHISELVGGTPLVRLTSVTEGLAATVLAKVEYLNPGGSVKDRIALRMVEAAEEAGLLRPGGTIVEPTSGNTGVGLALVAQRKGYRCVFVCPDKVSQDKRDVLRAYGAEVVVTPTAVPPDHPDSYYSVSDRIARETPGAWKPDQYSNPNGPASHYATTGPEIWADTEGRITHFVTGVGTGGTITGTGRYLHDVSADRAEADGGRVVVVGADPAGSVYSGGDGRPYLVEGVGEDFWPRAYDPSVPDEIVPVSDADSFAMTRRLAREEGLLVGGSCGMAVEATLRHARALQERDPEAAARAVYVVLLPDGGRGYLSKIFNDSWMRSYGFLASDQGATVADVLRTKAGGLPALVHTHPNETVRDAIEILREYGVSQMPVVGAEPPVMIGEVQGAVSERALLDAVFSGSASLADRVDRHMEAALPIVGSGESVDAARAALEKADALMVVDDGKPVGVLTRHDLLGFLAR; translated from the coding sequence GTGAAGTACGCGCAGCACATCTCCGAGCTCGTCGGCGGCACCCCGCTCGTGCGCCTGACGTCCGTGACCGAGGGCCTCGCCGCCACCGTCCTGGCCAAGGTCGAGTACCTCAACCCCGGCGGGTCGGTGAAGGACCGCATCGCCCTGCGCATGGTCGAGGCAGCCGAGGAGGCCGGGCTGCTGCGGCCGGGCGGGACGATCGTGGAGCCGACGTCCGGCAACACCGGCGTGGGGCTCGCCCTGGTCGCGCAGCGCAAGGGCTACCGCTGCGTGTTCGTCTGCCCCGACAAGGTCAGCCAGGACAAGCGCGACGTGCTGCGCGCGTACGGCGCCGAGGTCGTCGTCACGCCGACCGCGGTGCCGCCGGACCACCCGGACTCGTACTACTCGGTCTCGGACCGGATCGCGCGCGAGACGCCGGGCGCCTGGAAGCCGGACCAGTACTCCAACCCGAACGGGCCCGCGAGCCACTACGCCACGACGGGCCCGGAGATCTGGGCCGACACCGAGGGGCGCATCACCCACTTCGTCACGGGAGTCGGCACGGGCGGGACCATCACGGGCACCGGCCGCTACCTGCACGACGTGTCGGCGGACCGCGCCGAGGCGGACGGCGGCCGCGTCGTCGTGGTCGGGGCCGACCCTGCGGGGTCGGTGTACTCCGGCGGCGACGGGCGTCCCTACCTCGTCGAGGGTGTCGGCGAGGACTTCTGGCCCCGCGCGTACGACCCCTCGGTGCCGGACGAGATCGTCCCCGTCTCCGACGCCGACTCCTTCGCGATGACGCGGCGGCTGGCGCGCGAGGAGGGCCTGCTGGTCGGCGGCTCGTGCGGGATGGCGGTCGAGGCGACGCTGCGGCACGCGCGTGCGCTGCAGGAGCGCGACCCCGAGGCCGCGGCACGGGCGGTGTACGTCGTGCTGCTGCCGGACGGCGGGCGCGGCTACCTGTCGAAGATCTTCAACGACTCGTGGATGCGCTCGTACGGGTTCCTCGCCTCGGACCAGGGGGCGACCGTGGCGGACGTGCTGCGGACCAAGGCCGGCGGGCTGCCCGCGCTCGTGCACACCCACCCGAACGAGACCGTGCGCGACGCGATCGAGATCCTGCGCGAGTACGGGGTGTCGCAGATGCCCGTCGTCGGCGCCGAGCCGCCCGTGATGATCGGGGAGGTGCAGGGCGCGGTGAGCGAGCGCGCGCTGCTCGACGCGGTGTTCTCCGGCTCCGCCTCCCTCGCCGACCGCGTGGACCGGCACATGGAGGCCGCGCTGCCGATCGTCGGGTCGGGGGAGTCCGTGGACGCGGCGCGTGCGGCGCTGGAGAAGGCGGACGCGCTCATGGTCGTCGACGACGGCAAGCCCGTCGGCGTGCTCACGCGGCACGACCTGCTGGGGTTCCTGGCGCGCTGA